The Zygosaccharomyces rouxii strain CBS732 chromosome G complete sequence genome contains a region encoding:
- the MHO1 gene encoding Mho1p (similar to uniprot|P47085 Saccharomyces cerevisiae YJR008W Hypothetical ORF), with translation MSRPATHAGSWYSDDPRLLKSQLLGYLEATGLRGEPGANIIVSPHAGYRYCGKTMAHAYASLDLTNVSRVFIMGPSHHVYFKNKVLVSGFDSLETPLGTLKIDRELGDELITSRHFAEMDPGVDMEEHSIEMQFSMLAQTLQWKNVPLDTVKVVPLMVSHNSKEVDWQIGNVLGKYLGPGTIFIISSDFCHWGRRFGYTGYVGSQDELNDAIAQETEIEMLTSRSKLSHHQLDIWKSIELLDRAAMDVLKLQGDKYDEWKKYLEVTGNTICGARPIALMLAILAQTRDARFQFPAYSQSSHVRDLHDSSVSYGSGFATM, from the coding sequence ATGTCACGTCCAGCAACGCACGCAGGTTCTTGGTACTCTGATGATCCAAGACTATTAAAATCACAACTTTTAGGATATTTGGAAGCCACTGGCTTAAGAGGTGAACCAGGAGCTAATATTATTGTATCACCACATGCAGGCTATAGATACTGCGGTAAGACTATGGCACATGCCTATGCCTCACTTGATTTAACCAACGTTTCAAGAGTGTTCATTATGGGTCCTTCACATCACGTATACTTCAAAAATAAAGTACTGGTAAGTGGGTTTGATTCCCTAGAGACGCCGCTAGGGACGTTAAAAATTGACCGTGAATTGGGGGATGAATTAATCACATCAAGGCATTTTGCTGAAATGGATCCTGGAGTGGACATGGAGGAGCATTCTATCGAAATGCAGTTCTCCATGTTGGCGCAAACGTTACAATGGAAAAATGTCCCGCTAGATACAGTCAAGGTTGTGCCACTTATGGTATCACACAACTCCAAGGAAGTTGATTGGCAAATTGGTAATGTTTTGGGTAAATACCTAGGTCCAGGGactattttcattattagtAGCGATTTTTGTCACTGGGGTCGCAGATTTGGCTATACTGGATACGTTGGTAGccaagatgaattgaacgATGCTATTGCGCAAGAGACTGAAATTGAGATGTTGACCTCACGTAGTAAACTATCGCACCACCAGTTGGATATCTggaaatcaattgaattgttGGATCGGGCGGCTATGGATGTATTGAAGCTACAGGGCGATAAGTATGACGAATGGAAAAAATATTTAGAAGTTACGGGCAATACCATCTGTGGTGCAAGACCAATTGCACTGATGTTGGCGATCTTGGCACAGACAAGAGATGccagatttcaattccCAGCTTATTCACAGAGCTCTCATGTTCGTGATCTACACGATAGCAGCGTCAGCTACGGCTCCGGCTTTGCAACTATGTaa
- the SUI2 gene encoding translation initiation factor eIF2 subunit alpha (highly similar to uniprot|P20459 Saccharomyces cerevisiae YJR007W SUI2 Alpha subunit of the translation initiation factor eIF2 involved in the identification of the start codon phosphorylation of Ser51 is required for regulation of translation by inhibiting the exchange of GDP for GTP), with translation MSTSHCRFYENKYPEVDDIVMVNVQQIAEMGAYVKLLEYDNIEGMILLSELSRRRIRSIQKLIRVGKNDVVVVLRVDKEKGYIDLSKRRVSSEDIIKCEERYQKSKTVHAILRYCAEKFQIPLEDLYKTIAWPLSRKYGHAYEAFKLSIIDQSVWEGIEPPSKDVFEELKTYISKRLTPQAVKIRADVEVSCFSYEGIDAIKNALMEAESLSTEQMQIKVKLVAAPLYVITTQSLDKQQGIEVLQNAIEKINEAISKHGGVCNITMPPKAVTATEDAELQALLESKELDNRSDSDEDEDESDE, from the coding sequence ATGTCGACATCTCACTGTAGATTTTATGAAAACAAGTATCCTGAAGTGGATGACATTGTTATGGTCAACGTCCAGCAAATCGCTGAGATGGGGGCCTATGTAAAACTATTGGAATATGACAACATTGAAGGTATGATTCTACTGAGTGAATTATCCCGTAGACGTATAAGATCTATTCAGAAATTAATTCGTGTTGGTAAGAACGATGTCGTCGTGGTATTGCGTGTGGACAAGGAGAAAGGTTATATCGATCTTTCCAAACGTCGTGTCTCATCAGAGGATATTATCAAGTGTGAAGAGAGGTACCAAAAATCCAAGACTGTTCATGCTATTCTCAGATACTgtgctgaaaaatttcaaattccaTTAGAAGATTTGTACAAAACAATTGCATGGCCTCTAAGTCGAAAATACGGACATGCCTACGAAGCCTTCAAACTGTCAATTATTGATCAAAGCGTTTGGGAAGGTATTGAACCACCATCAAAGGATGTCTTCGAAGAGTTAAAGACCTACATCTCCAAGAGATTGACTCCACAAGCCGTTAAGATTAGAGCTGATGTGGAAGTATCTTGCTTCAGCTACGAAGGTATTGATGCAATCAAAAACGCATTAATGGAAGCAGAATCTTTGTCCACTGAACAGATGCAAATCAAAGTCAAGTTAGTGGCTGCTCCATTGTATGTTATTACCACACAATCTTTGGATAAACAACAGGGGATTGAAGTATTGCaaaatgcaattgagaAGATTAACGAAGCTATCAGTAAACATGGTGGTGTTTGTAACATTACAATGCCACCAAAGGCAGTTACTGCTACAGAAGATGCGGAATTACAAGCTCTATTAGAATCTAAGGAACTGGATAACAGGTCAGattcagatgaagatgaagatgagtcTGATGAGTAG
- a CDS encoding uncharacterized protein (conserved hypothetical protein), which translates to MPSPSYAFKKKARGLDLLKSVRGSDGLGPSSRDRIRRPSEKYFDKVLKTIGDSSMEYVERTQAIVEMSQLLDMVPQDSISEVWFTAHPLVSIDVPRATRRATLELLRECVTKTKDDFIKSIFFQIIYDCLVSSNGAGEKFTELDPDLDLILSSLNAMFKEDDELLDSDEKKLLTETVSDLTELELIKDSKCTHVSVVMELLVLAQKLTFPLNDSDVGNFIEILKRVSDSATVRTMNTFQTIAIRFLEKFLDQVHVDALDSLVLILLQISASMPPDKVETALIPLLNCILRSKHRLLLGEKLLMMPHGKKFDRAIIARCYADIYAQAVREGHVTANEAFHLLSKLFDAKVDDEFLRFVDLFLGVHSFLENWVSVEGSTGTILWSMIQEALVRFKGPSPSIVDKLLISVTNYPSLIPISPGALVHFISQYKTSIHIENLIPLFELRRWDFKSAETLNELTDLVMVPEAAPKYRLQFLRLCKSWFQETNDQEFQWNISQMNCLWNIYSKVESWMAPESELIEFGELLYTFLQLTTVDIFYQLLNTRLLPTLRKILLQKSKRRSFVGSLGAFGRVKAYSEERLRLLPILVKTLVKAFIWSPLEPTGSKCTTLFDVLISVYEYAEHCADSITLLTIARPMVRVRCDTEGNFYFADPEDAVGISSAFGRLKEQVAVGTSVQWTFPETLDFIDGNLLGERNEHVQFDSGRAGPSNGKINMGIWLSLAVGTIEDPADWEIYSYLLTHLCSQLSELTLFEGHYEEINKFKNVICQHLRQSLPSNIKPGDGLNRSDLNSAYVRNLSAVLAYNQYESKNFADDLVGALVFGLTSWEKTLIPILHILTVSCFEIPGSIKRYITPILLELQKRITTLHAIPSILEFLLALKSSPPLVSNLTLDETKRVFAIVFNLIENSTFLKERSKSFAVPPSASSSKLPPSSVSKNYDMEISPSTEGFLVGESMTRFFQYQSFMVLASWLSNVKADKMDELIPFVSNGLDKLAKIEDLKYDALAYKDFVLRLKFTNSNETPLRRGRDSDDFKTSTHLSRWIGENCLISIRTWETTNKVIVGLRRPSCECSFEVKPQMQLLQPKYKLFGFQDDEPQQFSSTTIKPEQILPLVCTKDVDSLIPLPSEDPKFNRSIGLLDRIPQVEFQKTGIIYLGPGQNQESQVLSNNHGSTQYNWFLSQIGDFIKLKETGRFFYKGGLDPETDGEYALVWNNATTQVTFHTVTLMPADNDLSFKKRHVGNNFVNIFYNESGLSSSHFNFNIIKSQFTFINIVVTPEHTGVTEKISQHYKVKIYRRSGVPGLLSCAHFKILNRYNLARYVRHVSLIANALAEKYNETGSQDACSIWGVRCKQLLGIRERAANLNEGPSSF; encoded by the coding sequence ATGCCTTCACCCAGTTATGCTTTCAAAAAGAAGGCAAGGGGATTAGACCTTTTAAAAAGCGTTAGGGGATCTGATGGATTGGGACCAAGTTCGAGGGATAGAATACGAAGACCAAGTGAAAAATACTTTGataaagttttgaaaaCCATTGGTGACAGCTCAATGGAGTATGTGGAAAGAACTCAAGCCATTGTTGAGATGAGCCAACTTCTTGATATGGTTCCCCAGGATTCAATTTCTGAGGTTTGGTTTACAGCTCATCCATTAGTGTCAATTGATGTTCCTCGTGCGACAAGAAGAGCTACGCTGGAACTTTTACGTGAATGTGTTACCAAGACAAAGGACGATTTTATTAAATCAATTTTCTTCCAGATCATCTATGACTGTCTGGTATCATCAAATGGGgcaggtgaaaaatttacagAGTTAGATCCTGACTTAGACCTCATACTGAGCTCATTAAATGCAATGttcaaagaagatgatgaattgttgGATTCCgatgagaaaaaattgcTAACAGAAACAGTGTCAGATTTAactgaattggaattgataAAGGATTCTAAATGTACTCACGTATCTGTGGTGATGGAGTTGTTGGTGCTGGCACAAAAATTGACTTTTCCTCTCAATGATTCAGATGTGGGTAAttttattgaaattttgaaaagagtttCCGATTCTGCGACTGTGAGGACCATGAATACTTTTCAAACTATCGCCATAagatttttggaaaaattcttggacCAAGTGCATGTGGATGCTCTAGACAGCTTAGTCTTGATACTTTTGCAAATTTCTGCATCCATGCCGCCAGATAAAGTGGAAACCGCACTTATTCCGCTATTAAATTGCATACTAAGATCAAAGCATAGGTTATTACTGGGAGAAAAATTGCTTATGATGCCTCATGGTAAGAAATTTGACAGAGCAATTATCGCCAGATGTTATGCCGATATTTACGCTCAGGCTGTTCGTGAAGGTCATGTTACCGCCAATGAGGcatttcatcttttgaGTAAACTCTTTGATGCAAAAGTTGACGATGAATTCCTCAGATTTGTGGACTTATTTTTGGGAGTCCATagtttcttggaaaattgggTTTCTGTAGAAGGAAGCACCGGAACTATTCTTTGGTCCATGATCCAGGAAGCCCTTGTGCGGTTTAAGGGCCCTTCACCTTCAATAGTGGACAAACTATTAATTTCCGTCACGAACTATCCATCTCTGATTCCAATATCACCAGGGGCATTGGTACATTTTATTTCACAATACAAGACTTCAATTCACATTGAGAATCTGATCCCCTTGTTTGAACTTAGAAGGTGGGACTTTAAAAGTGCAGAAACTTTGAATGAACTGACAGACCTTGTTATGGTCCCAGAAGCTGCTCCAAAATACCGCCTACAATTCTTAAGATTATGCAAATCTTGGTTTCAAGAGACTAATGATCAAGAGTTCCAATGGAACATCAGTCAGATGAATTGTCTATGGAATATTTATTCCAAAGTAGAGAGTTGGATGGCTCCAGAATCTGAACTGATcgaatttggtgaattgcTGTATACCTTCTTGCAGTTGACAACGGTGGatattttttatcaattaTTGAATACTCGACTGTTGCCTACTCTAAGGAAAATTCTATTGCAAAAGagtaaaagaagaagttttgTGGGTAGTCTAGGAGCCTTTGGTAGAGTGAAGGCTTACTCTGAGGAGCGATTGAGACTATTGCCTATTTTAGTCAAGACATTGGTTAAAGCGTTCATTTGGAGTCCCTTGGAGCCTACTGGCTCGAAATGTACAACATTATTCGATGTATTGATTTCTGTCTACGAGTATGCGGAACACTGTGCGGATTCAATAACGTTATTAACTATTGCAAGACCCATGGTCAGAGTGAGATGTGATACGGAGGGCAACTTCTATTTTGCTGATCCAGAGGATGCTGTGGGGATTAGTTCAGCATTCGGTAGACTTAAGGAGCAAGTGGCAGTTGGAACTAGTGTACAATGGACTTTCCCTGAGACGCTTGACTTTATCGATGGTAATCTTTTGGGTGAACGTAACGAGCATGTCCAATTTGATAGTGGAAGAGCTGGTCCTTCCAATGGTAAGATTAACATGGGCATTTGGCTATCATTAGCCGTGGGTACGATCGAAGATCCTGCAGATTGGGAAATTTACTCTTATCTTTTGACCCATCTCTGCTCTCAATTATCAGAATTGACGCTATTTGAGGGACACTATGAAGAGATAAACAAGTTTAAAAATGTGATTTGCCAGCATTTGAGGCAATCCTTGCCATCTAATATCAAGCCAGGTGATGGCCTAAATAGATCAGATTTGAATTCTGCTTATGTGAGAAATCTTTCAGCGGTACTTGCCTACAACCAATATgaatccaagaattttgcTGATGATCTGGTGGGGGCACTCGTCTTCGGGCTCACATCATGGGAGAAGACACTAATACCCATACTGCACATATTGACCGTAAGttgttttgaaattcctgGATCTATTAAACGTTACATTACTCCAATTTTACttgaattacaaaagaGGATTACCACTTTACATGCTATTCCATCaattttggaattcttGTTGGCACTAAAgtcatcaccaccattagTTTCTAACCTTACCCTTGATGAAACCAAACGAGTATTCGCCATagttttcaatttaattGAAAATTCCACTTTTCTCAAAGAACGTTCAAAATCCTTTGCAGTACCTCCTTCAGCTTCTAGCTCCAAATTACCGCCATCATCTGTCTCCAAAAATTATGATATGGAAATATCACCGTCAACTGAGGGATTTCTCGTAGGTGAATCTATGACGAggttttttcaatatcaatcTTTTATGGTTCTTGCCAGTTGGTTATCTAACGTCAAGGCAGATAAGATGGATGAACTCATACCGTTTGTCTCGAATGgtttggataaattggcTAAAATTGAAGATCTGAAATATGATGCACTTGCCTATAAGGATTTTGTATTACGTCTTAAGTTCACCAATTCGAATGAGACCCCATTGCGACGTGGCAGAGATTCAgatgatttcaaaacttcTACTCATTTGAGCAGATGGATTGGTGAAAATTGTTTAATTTCCATTAGGACTTGGGAAACTACAAACAAAGTGATTGTAGGGTTAAGAAGACCATCGTGCGAATGTTCTTTTGAGGTTAAACCACAGATGCAGCTGTTGCAGCCCAAATAcaaattatttggatttcaaGACGATGAACCACAACAATTTAGTAGCACAACTATTAAGCCAGAacaaattttaccacttgTGTGTACCAAGGATGTGGATTCCTTGATCCCGTTACCCAGTGAAGATCCAAAGTTTAACCGTTCAATTGGGTTACTAGATCGAATTCCACAAgttgaatttcaaaagaccGGTATAATTTACTTGGGGCCTGGTCAAAACCAGGAGTCACAAGTTCTATCTAATAATCATGGCTCCACACAGTACAATTGGTTTCTTTCAcaaattggtgattttataaaattgaaagagaCTGGTAGATTTTTTTACAAAGGTGGATTAGATCCAGAGACTGATGGAGAGTATGCATTGGTTTGGAATAACGCTACCACGCAAGTCACTTTCCATACGGTAACGCTAATGCCTGCTGATAATGATTTgtctttcaagaaaagacaTGTCGGAAACAATTTTGTGAACATTTTCTACAACGAATCTGGGCTATCATCCTCacatttcaatttcaatatcatcaagAGTCAATTCACATTTATTAATATTGTAGTTACACCAGAACATACCGGTGTCACTGAAAAAATCTCACAACACTACAAAGTTAAGATTTACAGGCGATCCGGGGTACCGGGATTATTATCCTGTGCTCACTTTAAGATTCTAAACAGATACAATTTGGCTAGGTACGTTCGTCACGTCTCATTAATTGCCAATGCCCTTGCTGAGAAATACAACGAAACTGGATCACAAGACGCCTGTTCCATCTGGGGGGTTCGCTGTAAACAACTGTTAGGCATTCGTGAGCGTGCAGCTAATCTGAATGAAGgaccatcatcattttaA
- a CDS encoding uncharacterized protein (no similarity), with the protein MKYSTTLALLHLFAIGIAASTCASGEKSSYLVIDGEDKEAAIKLYREKYADVKVPDGPLKITKCADGSLKINFEATQEEPVKVNCVAAEEGDKGAVPAEGFSSGEGDGGNDFSSFSSWTINWNGPHLRLNLPSRASMRFPTFNLEGATDENN; encoded by the coding sequence ATGAAATATTCAACTACACTTGCTTTACTCCACCTGTTTGCAATTGGAATTGCAGCATCAACCTGTGCATCAGGTGAAAAATCAAGCTACTTGGTAATTGATGGCGAAGATAAAGAAGCTGCTATTAAACTGTACCGTGAAAAATATGCCGATGTCAAGGTTCCTGATGGCCCATTAAAAATTACCAAGTGCGCTGATGGTAGTTTGAAGATTAATTTTGAAGCCACCCAAGAAGAACCCGTCAAGGTTAACTGCGTTGCCGCTGAAGAGGGGGATAAAGGTGCAGTTCCTGCAGAAGGTTTTTCCAGCGGTGAGGGTGACGGAGGGAACGATTTTTCTAGCTTTAGCAGTTGGACAATCAATTGGAATGGACCCCATCTGAGGTTGAATTTACCAAGTAGAGCTTCAATGAGGTTCCCCACCTTTAATCTAGAAGGAGCTACCGATGAAAACAACTAG
- the CRH1 gene encoding transglycosylase (highly similar to uniprot|P53301 Saccharomyces cerevisiae YGR189C CRH1 Putative glycosidase of the cell wall may have a role in cell wall architecture), which yields MVQLKLLSLLAAGSSVAQAATAPKACNPLKATSCSPDTALGTSIAEDFTKDSPWFPYVMGGGLVNYTNEGLAMTLDKRYNNPTLQSDFYIMYGKVEVELKAGPGRGVISSFYLQSDDLDELDIEWVGSDNTQFQSNYFSKGNTTTYDRGQFHGVDSPVDKFHNYTLDWNVDKATWALDGQVVRTLTNDSSEGYPQTPMFIKMGIWAGGDPDNAPGTIEWAGGKIDYSQAPFSMYVKRVVVTDYSSGKKYSYQGQSGSWESIEAEDGEVLGRASQANEDYSVLNNGGQISSATPRSLSSTTSSSKSQSTSQSSSHSMNSTTTSHSMNSTTTSDIKTSSSSNATSSHALASKTSSSDQSSNSEARSTLKPTSTSKSKEDEATSSSTSEVSDSKSASGTAAAAASDSSSSSASASASDSSSSGSASPSHDLQPASNVAAAVGFSANSLPFFAAVVALLL from the coding sequence ATGGTTCAATTGAAACTACTCTCGTTGTTAGCTGCAGGTTCGTCTGTTGCACAAGCCGCTACTGCTCCAAAGGCATGTAACCCATTGAAGGCCACTAGCTGTTCTCCTGATACCGCCCTAGGTACCAGTATTGCAGAAGACTTTACTAAGGACTCACCTTGGTTTCCCTACGTCATGGGTGGTGGATTAGTCAACTACACCAATGAAGGTCTGGCTATGACACTAGATAAAAGATACAACAATCCAACATTACAATCTGATTTCTACATCATGTACGGTAAGGTCGAAGTGGAACTCAAAGCAGGTCCAGGTAGGGGTGtgatttcatctttttaCTTGCAAAGTGATGATTTAGACGAATTGGATATCGAATGGGTTGGTAGCGATAACACTCAATTCCAATCTAACTACTTCTCCAAGGGTAACACCACTACTTACGACAGAGGTCAATTCCATGGTGTCGACAGCCCAGTGGACAAATTCCACAACTACACTTTGGATTGGAATGTTGACAAGGCTACTTGGGCTCTCGATGGTCAAGTGGTAAGAACTTTAACTAATGACAGCAGTGAAGGTTACCCACAAACCCCAATGTTCATCAAAATGGGTATCTGGGCTGGTGGTGACCCTGATAACGCTCCAGGTACTATTGAATGGGCCGGTGGTAAGATTGATTACTCTCAAGCACCTTTCAGCATGTACGTGAAAAGAGTTGTCGTTACTGATTACTCTAGCGGTAAGAAGTACAGTTACCAGGGCCAATCTGGTTCTTGGGAGTCCATTGAAGCCGAGGATGGTGAAGTGTTGGGCAGAGCTTCTCAAGCTAACGAAGATTACAGCGTTTTGAACAACGGTGGTCAGATCTCAAGTGCGACTCCAAGAAGCTTGTCTAGTACAACAAGCTCTTCTAAGAGCCAATCTACTAGCCAATCCTCTAGTCACTCAATGAACAGCACTACTACTAGCCACTCAATGAACAGCACTACCACTTCTGATATCAAGaccagcagcagcagtaATGCTACTTCATCTCACGCATTGGCTTCCAAGACTTCTTCCTCTGATCAGAGTTCCAATTCTGAAGCTCGCTCCACTCTGAAGCCAACATCTACTAGCAAATCTAAGGAGGATGAAGCTACATCATCCTCTACTTCCGAAGTGAGCGATTCCAAATCCGCATCTGGCACcgcagcagcagcagcctCAGACTCTTCAAGCTCCTCTGCTTCTGCATCTGCATCTGATTCCAGCTCATCTGGCTCTGCCTCTCCTTCTCACGACTTACAGCCTGCATCTAACGtcgctgctgctgttggATTTTCTGCAAACTCTTTGCCATTTTTCGCCGCTGTCGTGGCTTTATTGCTTTGA
- the RPC17 gene encoding DNA-directed RNA polymerase III subunit RPC17 (similar to uniprot|P47076 Saccharomyces cerevisiae YJL011C RPC17 RNA polymerase III subunit C17 physically interacts with C31 C11 and TFIIIB70 may be involved in the recruitment of pol III by the preinitiation complex), whose amino-acid sequence MKVFETRDAFLSDYEVLQFLSKLERQHHWDEESTLANQKNQRKKIKTHRPYNHPELQSITRDTIAYLKSNKSATQEEDAPTTSPISRLNDEKFSELVRNLNQYSLFKAEKLQIVNQLPQSMVHLYSVVEECDSRFTQEQMETMLSTIAGYI is encoded by the coding sequence ATGAAGGTTTTCGAGACCAGAGATGCATTTTTAAGTGATTACGAAGTTCTACAATTCTTGTCAAAATTAGAAAGACAGCATCATTGGGATGAGGAGAGTACTCTTGCCAATCaaaagaaccaaaggaaaaagataAAGACCCACCGTCCATATAACCATCCTGAATTACAGTCGATCACAAGGGACACAATTGCATATCTAAAGTCGAACAAAAGTGCAactcaagaagaagatgcacCCACTACATCTCCAATAAGTAGATTAAACGATGAAAAGTTTAGCGAATTGGTGAGAAATCTAAACCAGTACTCGTTGTTCAAGGCTGAAAAACTACAGATTGTCAACCAGTTGCCCCAGAGCATGGTCCATCTGTACTCTGTGGTGGAAGAGTGTGATTCAAGATTTACACAGGAGCAAATGGAAACAATGCTTTCCACTATTGCGGGTTATATATGA